A stretch of the Narcine bancroftii isolate sNarBan1 chromosome 14, sNarBan1.hap1, whole genome shotgun sequence genome encodes the following:
- the LOC138749234 gene encoding unconventional myosin-XIX isoform X2 has protein sequence MASRQTNGFKDSQKASDHTTLDHTIEEQMKAFLINADELHQFDDLTKVNPVTTATVLKCLWARYAAGVFYTNAGCTLVALNPFQPVPTLYSSETMKEYHNVSQLRELKPHIFLVAEQAFRNVQSHIEPINQSLIVSGESGAGKTWTSRCLMNYFATVAASSTSVKCQENVERIEKKILDSNPVMEAFGNASTLRNNNSSRFGKYIQLQINRSQQLQGASVQTYLLEKTRVAYQAPSERNFHIFYQIVKGATKEQKSEWGVLEAAEFFWLPNAEKALEEDHLDETRNAMLHLGIDHGRQHQVFKILVGLLHLGNVQFNSPVDESCACDLKAEAKSFLTTTANLLKISQDDLFEQIRIRTIKAGRQQQIFKKPCSKIECETRRDCVAKVIYAKMFDWLVKVINASICSPSFGWTNFIGLLDVYGFESFPQNNLEQLCINYANEKLQQHFVAHYLKAQQDEYTSEGLEWSFIRYQDNQRCLDLIEGNPTSIFSLLNEESRLNRSSDENQFKTRLQTALADNNCVSWDVFSKVPNFIIAHYAGKVNYQIEGMMEKNKDPVPPELVQLLQMSQDSLLRELFPIEEKEHNDTKVQNKAVTVVSKFKSSLESLMRILNSSTPHYIRCIKPNMDCKPLLFKSKEIFTQLEACGLVETVNISAAGFPIRIPYQNFLDRYGLLGKYGQVNLQSPAIISLLTTKRKG, from the exons ACTAATGGCTTCAAAGATTCCCAAAAGGCTTCAGATCACACTACATTGGATCATACAATTGAGGAGCAGATGAAAGCTTTTCTCATTAATGCAGATGAATTGCACCAGTTTGATGATCTCACTAAAGTCAATCCAGTAACAACTGCCACAG TTTTAAAATGTCTTTGGGCAAGATATGCAGCTGGTGTATTTTACACAAATGCAGGTTGTACACTGGTGGCTCTAAATCCATTCCAGCCTGTGCCTACCTTGTATTCCTCCGAGACCATGAAGGAATACCACAATGTGTCTCAACTAAGG GAATTGAAACCTCACATCTTTCTGGTGGCTGAACAAGCCTTCAGGAATGTGCAGAGCCACATTGAACCAATTAATCAATCGCTAATAGTCAGTGGAGAGAGTGGTGCTGGAAAG ACCTGGACATCTCGTTGCCTTATGAATTACTTTGCCACAGTTGCTGCTTCATCCACTTCTGTAAAGTGCCAAGAAAATGTGGAACGAATAGAAAAGAAAATACTGGACTCCAATCCTGTGATGGAAGCATTTG GAAATGCTTCCACACTAAGGAATAATAACAGTAGCCGATTTGGAAAGTATATCCAGCTCCAAATAAACAG ATCCCAGCAACTGCAGGGAGCTTCTGTGCAAACCTACCTGTTGGAGAAAACACGAGTTGCCTATCAAGCTCCTTCTGAAAGAAATTTTCACATTTTTTATCAG ATAGTGAAAGGAGCCACGAAGGAACAGAAATCAGAGTGGGGTGTTCTTGAAGCTGCAGAGTTCTTCTGGTTACCAAATGCTGAGAAGGCTTTAGAAG AGGATCACTTGGATGAAACCAGAAATGCAATGCTCCATTTGGGTATTGATCATGGCAGACAACATCAAGTGTTCAAG ATTCTAGTTGGCCTTTTACATCTTGGCAATGTGCAGTTCAACTCTCCAGTGGATGAGTCTTGTGCCTGTGATCTCAAAGCAGAAGCTAAGA GCTTTCTTACAACCACTGCAAATCTTCTGAAAATTTCTCAGGATGACCTTTTTGAACAGATCAGAATTCGGACTATAAAAGCAGGCAGACAGCAACAGatctttaaaaaaccatgctctAAAATTGAATGTGAGACAAGAAGAGACTGTGTGGCAAAAGTTATCTATGCGAA GATGTTTGACTGGCTGGTAAAAGTTATAAATGCCTCCATTTGCTCGCCTTCTTTTGGATGGACTAATTTTATAG GTCTACTGGATGTATATGGATTTGAATCTTTTCCTCAAAATAATCTGGAACAGCTTTGCATCAATTATGCAAATGAGAAACTACAGCAGCACTTTGTAGCACACTATCTCAAGGCACAACAG GACGAATACACTTCTGAGGGCCTTGAGTGGTCTTTTATCAGATACCAAGATAATCAGAGGTGTTTGGATCTGATTGAGGGGAATCCCACCAGCATCTTTTCCCTTTTAAATGAG GAGAGCCGCCTTAACCGAAGTTCAGATGAAAACCAATTCAAAACTCGTCTACAGACAGCTCTGGCAGATAACAATTGTGTGAGCTGGGATGTGTTCAGCAAGGTTCCAAACTTCATCATTGCTCATTATGCAGGAAAGGTCAATTACCAGATTGAGGGAATGATGGAAAAGAACAAA GATCCTGTGCCACCAGAGCTGGTGCAGTTGTTGCAGATGTCACAAGATTCCCTACTAAGGGAGCTATTTCCCATTGAAGAAAAAGAGCACAATGACACTAAAGTCCAGAACAAAGCAGTTACCGTGGTCTCTAAGTTTAAG AGTTCACTGGAAAGCCTTATGCGTATTTTGAATAGCAGTACACCTCACTACATCAGATGCATAAAACCTAATATGGATTGCaagcctctccttttcaaatcAAAAGAG attttcaCTCAGCTGGAAGCCTGTGGTTTAGTTGAAACTGTTAACATAAGTGCGGCTGGGTTCCCCATTAG GATCCCGTATCAGAATTTTCTGGACCGCTATGGACTGCTGGGAAAATATGGCCAAGTTAATTTACAGAGTCCAGCCATTATTAGTTTGCTTACCACAAAAAGGAAAG GTTGA